The Aricia agestis chromosome 3, ilAriAges1.1, whole genome shotgun sequence genome includes the window ttgcgccaaattcgtttatcgcgcgggaactgtacatttttccgggataaaaagtatcctatgtctttttccgggactcaaattatctctatACCCACCAAaaccggtttgggcgtgaagaggcaacagacagacagacagacggacggaccgaCACGGATAGACAACTACCTCTTTATCCAAaccacagaaccgattttgctgggtacggGGATACCTTCTCGCACGATACACGAATTTCGACacaacggagtttcgggcgtcatatattatttttcaaccttttctgatagtaTCATTTCTATCAATATATCATGCAATGAAAACCAAAGCACCCTACCTTTCTTATTATGTACCCTATCGACGTGTAGATCTCTATTGTACACCGCCTTGAAGACCTTCCCGCAGGTGGGACAAGGGTACTCGGTGGTCTCGTGTTTCTGCTGGTGCATCACGAAGCGGCCGCGGTCCACGAAGCCCATCCCGCACTGCTCGCACACATAGTTGCTGAAGTGCTGGTTCATGTGCTTGTTCAGAGCATGGAAGTAGGGAAACACGGCGTCGCACAGGGCGCACTTCACCACCGCCTTGGTGAATTTGAACGGCAGCACAGAGTCTCGGTGGTTAAAGTAGTAGTTCTTGGCGTGGACGTCGCTGATGTGACGCTTGAACTGCTCCAATGTATCGATTTTCTGCTCGCAGAGCCTACAATCGATTCTCGTCAGCTCGACTTTAAGCATGTTCTTGTAGTCGATGAGTTTAAATTTCTTCGGGTCGTGGATTCGTTCCGTGTGTTCTCTCAGCGCCTCGATGTCCGTAAAGTGCTGCCCACAGTAGTAGCATAAGAGGTAGTTGTGGCGGCACTTGAAGGGGCAAACGTAGGAGTTCTCGACCAGAGTCTGAATGTTCCACTCCGTTTTATGCGACGCGTCTTGCTCGCGAATCTTCGACTGTATTATTTGCATGCTTCCTGAAAAATATCAAACATTTTTAATCTGCGTAAGTCTGTTATTCTCTGTACAATTTTTTTAGTAAGGCGGTAAGtgtaataaaatagtattacgATCATTTATCTTCTTTGAGCTCTCCGTTTTCTGGGGTTTCCGAGAAAAAACGAAAGACTTTAAGGGCATATTATCAGAATTTGAGCTGCTGGGTCTCCTCTTAATAATATCGTTTTTAATGTCTCCTGAAAAAATAAAGTATGGTATTATATATCTTATAATCATTGACTGAATGTCAATGTTACTCGGACTCGCAGATCGCAAAACCTAATATAAAAAAGCGGGACAAAGCAACCAGTTTAATTGAACATTTTTGAACATTTGTATGGTCTGACACCCTGAAAAAGACTGTGTGATGTGTCTATCAGAACACCATacctgtggctcagtggttgagcttGTGCCTGACAGTTCAAATATATTAAACGTAGGTCACTACTTGCAACTCCCAAATCGTGCCAAAAGGCGAttaatacatacatttaagttttgtttccatGGTTTTTGGCTTTGCTTgtagttataattttaaaaaaattaccattGTCATCAGATTGTGAGTCATCATCTGACAACGGGGAGGGTGGGACAGGAGAACCTTCATCGACGATCATATCCTCCGATTGCTTCTCAATCTTTATAGTAGTTTGTATTGTAGGCATCTCTATTGGAACCTCTTCTATTTCAATCCGTTGTCgtgcttcaattttatttcctacaactgtactttttttattacttattagttattaacttattacttttttttaaagcagcaaggattatttttaaattttggataTTTAGTGAAGaatattaaggttgggttgcaccagaggcgtggttataagataagataagccTTTATTCACaacaattattttacatttacataattacacaaaacaaaattatttcctTGTTGGTTGTCTTACGACAGGCCTCTTCCAGATTATGCCACATAGTCCTGCCTTTGCAATCTCTTCTCCAGTTCTTTGGTAGGTCATCTTCCCACCTTTTACATTGCCTTCCTTGTTTTCTTTTTCCATTCCTTGGGTACCATTCTGTTAGACATTTGGTCCACTTTTCTTTGTTGGACCTCATCATATGTCCCGTCCAGCGCCATTTAAGGGTTTTGACTTTTTTCATTATATCTGTTACTTTTGTTATATTCCGTAGATCGCTTAGTTTCCATCTATCTTTTAGTTTTACGCCTATCATACTTCTTTCCATACTTTGTTGACATACCTTTAATTTATGGATGTTCCTTTCTGTCATACTCCAAGTTTGGCGTCCGTAAGTCAGCACCGGAAGGATACATGTGTCAAATATTTTTGCTTTTTGTCGTATTGgtattttttcgtttttcagTACCTCTTTTAGAGACCAGTATCTTGACCAGCTATTTGTTATCCTTCTTTCAATCTCTTTTGACATCAAATTCGTGGGTGATATAATGTGGCCGAGATACACATATTCATCAACATATTCAATTTTCTGGTTTGCTACTACTATTGCATCTTTATTTCTGTTGGTCATAACTTTTGTTTTACTGGCATTCATGGACAACCCAGCTTTTAGGCTTTCGGCGGATAATTCATTGAGCATTTTTTGCAGTTCTGCTGGTGTTTTTGCAAATAATACTAAATCATCGGCGAACCTGAGGTGTGTTAGGTTTTGTCCATTTATGTTGATGCCATTGTTTTCCCAGTCTAATCTTCTAAAAATGTCTTCTAGAACAGCCGTAAACAATTTTGGGGATAAAGGGTCTCCTTGCCTTACTCCCTTATGGATTTTAAACTCTTCGCCTATTCCTTCTAGCTGTATTCGTGCTGTGTTGTGATTgtaaaattttttaattatgtttatatatttttgttgtattcCTTGCTTTTGAAGGGCTTTATAGATAGAAGTGTGAATTAGCGAGTCAAAGGCTTTATTATAGTCCACGAATCCGATATAATATGGTTGTCCATACTCTTTATGTTTTTCTATCAATTGCTTTAGAGAATGAATATGGTCAACAGTCGAGAAATCGTTACGGAACGGCCTGTTCTTTTGGTTGTTGTTCATCTAGGTTTTTTGTTAGGCGGTCTAGGATAATTTTACTGAAGATTTTATAAGTATTCGCCATTAGACTTATGGGCCTGTAATTATCGATTTTGTTTTTGTCCCCCTTTTTGTGGATAAGTATTATAGTTGATTTTGTCCATTGTTGAGGTATGGTTTCTGTTGTAATAATCGTGTTAAAGAGCTCTGTTAGAGGCTGCACTAAAACATCTGCTAATCCTTTTAGAAGTTCATTTGTTATCATGTCCTCGCCGGGtgctttattgtttttttgggACATAATGGCTTTTCTAGTTTCTGCCGGAAGTATGTCTGGGACTTTTCCCTCGTTTATATTGCAGTGGATTGAATCATTGTTGTCTGTTCTTGTTTCCGGTAAGTTATGTAAGTTTCGGTAAAAATCTGTAgctgttttatttattgtttctcTTTTCTTAGTTAACATTTCATCACCTTTtctgttttttgttttaatttcaggAATCCATTCTTTGTATTCTTTTAGAGTTTTAAGTGCTTTCTTTATTCCTCCTGTTTTTCCTATTTCTTGTCTAATACGTGTCAATCTTAATGCTTTGTTATGTTtccttatatttatattaatttttttgctgATATCTTCTATTTCTTTGAGATTGTTTTTTCGATCTTTAGCCCTCTTCTAATTTCCATGAGTTTTTTGGCTTCTTGTCCTAGCTTGTCTTTTGCTTTATGTTGGGTTCTTATTTTATTTGCTATGGATGTAATGGACTTTTCTAGTATGTtgtatttttcttgtatgttgTTGCTGTCTGCTAGTGTTTCGATATTTTTTTGGAGTTCTAACAATACTTCTGCCGGAAGAGGATTTGGGATGTTAGACATTGTTGATTTCCCTAATTTACTTCTTGGTCTCTTTTGGCTTATGTACATAGTGGCTCTTACCATTCTATGATTTGTACTGAAGTTGAGTTTGTTAATCACTTCTACGTTATTGAAATGTGATGGGAAATTGGTGAGTATGTAATCTATTACATTAGTGTGCTTGCCATCGGGAGAAATCCAGGTCCATTGTCGCGATGGTTTTCTTTTGTAGAATCCATTCATAATTTTCAGGTTGTTTTCATGGGCCAGTTCTACTAGCTTGTAACCATTAGAATTTCTTTTGCCTCTGCTATATTtacctataatattttcttcacCACATTCTTGCTTCCCTAATTGGCTGTTAAAATCTCCCATgacaattttttgtttataagaTTCTATTAAAGTGTCATTTAaggttttataaaatgtttcctTTTCTTTCTCGTTCATTTGTTCTGTGGGTGCGTAGGCCTGTATGATAGACCAGGATGATTTATGGTTTGGTATGTTGATGTTTAATATTGCGATACGATCTGATTTGCTTTTgaattctataatttttttctttgttttttaattatgaaGCCCACTCCATGCATTCCTTGTCTCTCTCCTTTGTAGTATAGAATGTAGTCTGGGTATTCTCGTATTTCTTCGCCCATTCTTCGCACTTCACTAAGTCCTAATATGTCCCATTTGATTAAACTTAGGGCTTCTTCCAGTTCTAATAATTTTTCGTCTGTTCGTAATGTTCTGGTGTTTAGTGTTgctatgtgtattttttttacctctGGAGGGTTTTGGTCTAATTTCCCACGGGTACCAGCCGGATTGGGAAATGTATTCTTTGTTGGTTTTTTTACGATTTTTCCTGTGATTTTGGCTCCCCGTAGAGCGAAGTGGGTTTTGGGTCGTTGCTGGGTCTTGGACGAAATATGTCGAACctcttatttattttgtatggtGTTGACATTTTTTTCCCTGTAGTTTCGGTTAATGGAGATTTGGATGGTGatctttttcttttgttttcagggtctttagatttttttacgatgagcttatcatattttatgtatgctatatttcctttttttttgcTCCATttccatctctttcttgagctctttcctctttataatcaCCTCTTTGGGGTAATCAGGTGTGGCGTATATTCCTGATGGGAATTGTTTTTTGTTGTTAAGGATTTGACTTTTGCGCCATGCAAGGGTAAGATTTACCCGGATGGGCCTAGTTTTTCCTTCAAGTTTTTTTCCTAGTCGCATCATATCACTGATCCCTAGTTTTTCCTTCAAGTTTTTTTCCTAGTCGCATCATATCACTGATCTCCCATTCATCCCACTCTCTTATCCCAGTGTTTGAGCTTATTTGGTTTAGTGTGTATAAGACTTTCTCTCTAAGTTCCTCGCTGTTCGTCTCTGACTCAGTAATCCCATGGAAGATAATGTTATTTCTCCTCACTTCTTTTTCGAGCATGGTTACCTTATTTTTGAGGGTTGATACTTCTTCTTTTAGCTTTTGGTTTTCTTGCAGCACTGGTTGGAGTTTTTCATCTAATGTAGCAGCCATATTCGAGGAGTATTTCAGGAAAAGTTCTTCTGTTTCTTTTTTGAAATTCGCTTTCATTTCGTCCATTTTATTCAGAATCAACTTAAGCTGTTCCTCCATGATGATGGTCTTTCCTTGATTCGGTTTTTtagttttgaattttgaatattaaataattatgataatattggTACTTGTATATTCCACTTtggtagatttttattttatttcctggTATCCCTTATTTGTCTATGGCACCACTATAGTTGTAGTCTGTGGTTATTGTCCGTCAATGTCAGCTGTCAGGTATTTGCGTGTCACTTATTTCCATATTCTCATatgacatctgtcaatttttccggttatagttaaagtcaaagttagttggtgcaacccagtctaataaactttaatttacttatatatACAGTATTTCATTATTCACAACTATCATATTATTGTGGTAGACAGACCTTTTTCTTCTCTAGTATATACTTTTGCTTTTAGAAATGTTTCCTCACACTTTATGACTTGCTGTCGGAAGCTGCAAGCTTCTCTAAGGCGCTGTACACAAGTTGCACACACCAATCTTTCAGTGGGCTTGCCATCCAAATGAGACAACTACAACATACAAAATCAGATATGATATGAACATCagtgaaaattattataatattttaaatttgtttttgtcTAAACAATGacctatttaataattaaaatattgtatactaaGAATATTATCaccacattataattattaaacatgtaataaattaaaaatctcaaccaaaataaaatttgaaatgttGTTgattctaaataataataaataagtatttaaatcgttttttgttatttccaCCAATCTTACACCTATAGGTTTctggatttttagggttccgtaatcaacaaggaacccttatagtttcagtctgtccgtctgtctgtctgtccgcggttttgctcaaaaactataggacctacaaagctgtaatctggcatgaatgcacatattaatgatgccgacaaaatggtacattatatcttaaaaaaaatgttattaatattatgtataactgaATGTCGGACACATTACAAGGTGTATGTGTAAACAGTTAAGaattaatttagtttttaaCACATGGaatttttgtgaaataaattaGCTGGCACTGCTGGCAGCATCttttagtttttaacatatgGAATTTTTGTCCAATAAATTAGCTGGCACTGCTGGCAGCATCTAGACCTAGtattcttcttcgtctttttgATTAGGGCTCCAGATCTAgtattacaaatattaaaatgttgataCTTTACCAATAGACCAAAGCACTCCATTAACATGTCCGAATATATTTCCTTAAGAGTAGAGTTTTCATACTCATAATTTAATAATCGGCATTTTTTTAACGCTCCACAACATCGACATATTCCTGGATCTATTATTGGACCTTTTCTTTTCGTTGTCATCCTATATATTGTGTTATGTTTTGCACAATATAAAAACTATCCAAACcttatttactaaaattattttttaacatgtAGGTAATAAAAATCGCGTGACTCGAGAGATTTAGAAATTATTGTGATTGTTTTCTTCTGATTTTGACAaatgtcttcttcttcttcttctttgacAAATATCTTTCTTCTacttcttatttaaaaatggccCCGTAGTGAAATGTCTATCAGTCATGCTCATGTCAGTCAAGTCATATGTCAGTTTTCAATTTATGACAGAAAAAGCGCGGGAACTTGCAAAGGGCGGACGCGGTATTTTttcggaaaattttaaaattctttttatctataattagttaattaaatagtgaagttttagttttattttttctttcttgtagtttatattcattttatttggtatttattttttaacgtagttaataagaatattatggAGGAGCCCGACCCGGGGGGACCTGGTCCCCCCGTTGGTTTTTATATTACTGTGTCTAATGATTCGAGCATGGATACTGACACCTCATGCTCAGTAAATActactagtttcttagcagacagaagcataaaggtcgtagttgacggcgaatgctcggaaactcagtctgttaatgctggtgtccctcagggctgtgtgctatcgcctactctattcataccgcatatcaatgacatgttacaaaccaacggcattcattgctatgcggatgatagtacaggtgatgctgtatataccggctcccctaatatttctcggcaaaatatcactgagagtcgaaacgaacttgtgtctaaggtggagaattcattggagaaggtctctgaagggggtagacgtaacttagtccaattcaaccctaccaagacacaagtctgcgcgttcaccactaaaaagtcaccaatggtcgtttatcctcgttttgagggcacatctttaaccatctcccctagcattgagatatttggcgtcaacatatcgagcgaagtccagttccgatatcatcttgagggtaaggccaaattagcctcgaagaagcttggtgttcttaacagagcgagacagtacctACTTCagcccggaccaacgcctacaactctacaaggcgcaggttcggcctcatatggaatatttttctcaactctgggcaggggcgccaaaataccaactgctccctctggatcgtatccaacgaagggctgctcgaattgttgactgccatagtgtttcaaacagcttggaccccctggaattacgccgagatgtagcttcactctgcatcctctatcggttgtatcacggggagtgctctgaggaattgttcggaatcataccacctgcactacttttcgctatcgtcccacgcgaaaaacataccatcctcatcaccttgatgagtggcagtcttccacagtgcgtttttcgcgtaattttctgccgcgcactgtaaaactctggaatgaactgtcaccagcagtatttccggaccgatacgacctgcaaaccttcaagaaaagagcgtattccctcttaaaaggccggcaacgcacctgcagctcttctgatgttgcgagtgtccatgggcgacggtagttgcttaccatcaggtgacccgtttgctcgtttgcccccttatttaattaaaaaaaaaaactagaaaacGTCCAGCGATTCCTAGAAAGCGGTGCAAAAAGTgccagaaaaaaattaaaagggaCCCAAAAAAGGCTAATCCGAATATCAATTATTGTtctacaaatatattattatactagtaatctgtgatcaaTTGCATGTGTCTTAGCGACACCGAAATCCACAATGTCCCTAAACAAGACGTTATTCCTGAAACGCAGACAAATATGAGTACAACTGAAAAAACCCAGGGCTTAGATTCACGGGTCGGTAGGATGCTGTATAAAGATACAGACTCTTCTCCTTATATTGTCCATATACAAAAGGTACCAAAGTCGCCTAATGAAAACATAAATTTTCAACCCATAGTGTTTGGCCATTActtaaaaacaaataacattaaaattgttGTAGATGGTAGTATTAAGAAAATAGCCAGAAACCGATTATCTGTAGCCTTTTCTTCATATAATGAAGCCAATAGTTTTATAAGTAACCctcaatttaattcaaaacaatttaaatcttttattcCATCCTTTCAGGTAAGTAGAATAGGATTAACTGTTAGAGGTATACCTGCCGATTGGTCCGATGAtgatgttattaataatattactttaccaATTGGATGTggtgaaatattaaaaattaggaggttaaagaaaaaaacaatagtGAATGGAACTGCTCAATTTAATAACACCGAATCTGTAGTAATAACATTTGACGGACAGACATTACCAAAGAGAGTCTTCATGTGCTATAATGCACTTCCTGTAGACTTATATATATTCCCTACAATACAGTGCATCAATTGCTGTAGATACGGACATGTCAAAAACCAATGTCGGTCAACGCCTAGATGTTTTAGGTGTGGTCAAGGGCATGCTGGTGATAGTTGCTCAGTTGAAGAGGAGTGTATTTATTGTTGTATTTGCCACGGTTCGCACATTGCAACTGATAAAAATGCCCAGAATTCCAACGCCAAAAATCAATCAAGGAATCAATGGCTCATAATTGTCTATCCTACTCAGAAGCTTCGAAGTTACATCCtcccatttcaaaattatattctgaCGTGTTAGTGTCATTTAGTGCTTCACCATCATTGCCTGTAAAtacacaaaaatcatttttaaacaataataataaacagaatttaaatttaatacaacggtcatataaaaaaactgttttcaaaCAACCAAAATCGCCACAGTAACAACAAAATGGGtatgacagacaaacacataatagtttaataaaatattataatcctcCAATACGAGATAATGGATCTGTATATCCAGCTCCCGGTATTAACATAGATTCGATACAAGAAACAATTTTAGCATTAAACAGACTGATTACATCATTATCATCTTTATCACCGTCCAACGCTGCCATATTCACAACTGAATCACAAAGTAATACCACTTCCAACAATGGACAAGATAGTCCAGTCGAATTGCCGCAGCGTAGTTAGTAAAAAACatgaaatcatttttttaattaataaatacaaaccCTACAAGAGACATGGCTCAAGCCGGAATCACTTTTCAGGATTTCTGGCTACACATGTCTTAGGGAAGACAGATCAGTTGGGTATGGTGGTACAGCCATGCTCATCAAACACCATCAATCATTTCATCACATTCCTCTTCCATCACATCactctgatttttcaatcatttcagcatctgtaaataaaacatgttttgtTTCATTGTATATACTTACCTCATCCTTCATACTGCATTTTCTCTGAAATAAAAGGTATTATTAGTCAATTACCACAACCAGTGGTAATACTAGGAGACTTCAATGCCCAGCATCAGTCATGGTGGAGTCACAAAGACAATCAATGGGGTTACGAAGTTTTAGACTTAATTGATTATAATAAACTGTGTATTCTTAATTCTGGCCAACCGACTAGGCGCACTGCTCCTCATGAAGGTTGTAGTGCACCAGACTTGTCAATATGTTTACCAAATCTATCATCAGTTTTTCATTGGTATGTGTTGGAGTCAAGTCATGGAAGTGATCATTTTCCTATAGTTCTATCATTTCCAGGTAAaggtaaaaataaatcaaatcagtCTGCATcaattaaatatcatattaacaGTAATTCTAACTGGGATAAATTTCAAACTTCACTCAGAAGTCAGTTATCTTTTCTTCCTGAAATATCATCAGAAAATGAGTCACTATGTGCTGAGGCACTGACTGCAGCATTTATTAAAGCTGCTGATGAATTATTTCcgaaaaaaaatacttcacgTCATCATACACCGTCTCCACCTTGGTGGGATCAAGAATGTACAGCTGCCATTAAGAATAGGAAAGAGattgaaaaacaatataatacaaatccAAACATAGCCAATTACCAACTGTATCTTGATTGTGTTAAGGATACTAAGAaattattcagaaaaaaaagttacttagtTGTAGAAATTTTTGCTTATCGTTAAATCCAAGTATTCATCCTACCATAGTATGGAAAAACATAAGACGGTATAGATCTGCATTCACTTCCCCACCTCACCCTATATCGGAATCTTTAGCTTCCGAGTTTCTAGATAATTTAGCTCCTCCCACTATTACTACTGAACCTCCTCCTCCTTTACAAAATGTAAACTTTGAAGACCTAAATTCGCTTTTTACAATAGATGAGTTAAAAGGTGTAGTACAAAACTTAAAAGATTCTTCCCTGGATTAGATGGCATTCCATATTCTTTCTTTCAACATGCTGATGAGGAAATTTTGCAGTACTACCTCAAGTTattaaaccaaattttaataactGGTAATTTACCCACTTCATGGagaaaacaaaaagttattccAGTACCAAAACCCAACAAACCCCCATCTTTGGCTAcatggctgcgttccagatgacgttaattttgaccaaaacgctcaaaacgtccccttctgccgttccctttggcgaccggggtcgttttgatagcggctatgatgtcactcatgacgtcatcattttcgctcaaaacgacccttgacgaagatgggtcaaagtgggcgttctagttttttttaaattttaacgtaactatatcgcgaaagccatgtttggaaagttttcaggagagagtagagacaaaaaaactttatattatttcattacaaataatattttaattaaataaattaaataacatctcatctctcctatacctgttgacttactcgtacttgactaagcattaagcggtattgttacctaacgtttatatgtatattgtgacaatagtcaatattcaaaatatgtggttttgttattgaaatatgattcaatgtgaaaactcaaatataataaaagtttaactatattaaaatatgattacttaagtaaaaaaatgtaataagtactaaaaacgaaacaaatataatattatgtacctacatattttattaaaataaatgtaactataaacaataaaattacttttatttacggcttgaagaaaaggatcgtaatatccaagttcggttcaatgtacctatgtataaaaaaaaatagttctttttttaaacttttctcaaaacgatccataatccgttccacttgagtttgtatcactgacgctcacaagctagtggaacggaaaaaactacggtcttgagcgtgagcgtttctaacgtcatctggaacgcggggcacTAAACACTATGActagcacacactaggtcacaacacttagcactaagtccaaacactaatcactaggtccaatcactaagcactatcactgtcctaggtcgtagccaagtcgcaggtttcactggttcactcactattgatcacttgatgtcacTCCTAAATcacctcgaagatcgctcagatcgaactgaattctcgggccgtctacctgcggctttttatatggcgagacgaattccagaaagtccccgattcacgtaaacaagtatgggaaccttctaggaggctcgagcatgtaccacctagcgccatctagtttcgagtaggggatttatgtgtagtgtgtcccctgatcagtttcactggtttgccgctagatggcaccacatgtccgtataccatgtaccgtaacactatgataatattattataagtatcctAAAGGAAAAGCTAATTCAATTTGGTTTGCctttaattttagtaaatttcatcattaatattttaatagaaagaataataattttaaataactctaAGGAAACTAGAACTGTTCGAAAAGGTATTCCTCAGGGGTCAGTTTTAAGTCCATTA containing:
- the LOC121725366 gene encoding zinc finger protein 260-like isoform X2, which translates into the protein MTTKRKGPIIDPGICRCCGALKKCRLLNYEYENSTLKEIYSDMLMECFGLLLSHLDGKPTERLVCATCVQRLREACSFRQQVIKCEETFLKAKVYTREEKVVGNKIEARQRIEIEEVPIEMPTIQTTIKIEKQSEDMIVDEGSPVPPSPLSDDDSQSDDNGDIKNDIIKRRPSSSNSDNMPLKSFVFSRKPQKTESSKKINDRSMQIIQSKIREQDASHKTEWNIQTLVENSYVCPFKCRHNYLLCYYCGQHFTDIEALREHTERIHDPKKFKLIDYKNMLKVELTRIDCRLCEQKIDTLEQFKRHISDVHAKNYYFNHRDSVLPFKFTKAVVKCALCDAVFPYFHALNKHMNQHFSNYVCEQCGMGFVDRGRFVMHQQKHETTEYPCPTCGKVFKAVYNRDLHVDRVHNKKGRVYCPKCDVMLMSYPQKLKHLVEVHGEAPLSFPCGVCDMTFDTRRNVTLHKRKVHLKDYRYECQTCGQRFFTRFALTNHMPTHTGERNFSCKICGKSYPRLKTLKYHIRIHTNDRRYRCHVCGQAFIQNCSLKGHMKSQHPEYS
- the LOC121725366 gene encoding zinc finger protein 260-like isoform X1 translates to MTTKRKGPIIDPGICRCCGALKKCRLLNYEYENSTLKEIYSDMLMECFGLLLSHLDGKPTERLVCATCVQRLREACSFRQQVIKCEETFLKAKVYTREEKGLTVVGNKIEARQRIEIEEVPIEMPTIQTTIKIEKQSEDMIVDEGSPVPPSPLSDDDSQSDDNGDIKNDIIKRRPSSSNSDNMPLKSFVFSRKPQKTESSKKINDRSMQIIQSKIREQDASHKTEWNIQTLVENSYVCPFKCRHNYLLCYYCGQHFTDIEALREHTERIHDPKKFKLIDYKNMLKVELTRIDCRLCEQKIDTLEQFKRHISDVHAKNYYFNHRDSVLPFKFTKAVVKCALCDAVFPYFHALNKHMNQHFSNYVCEQCGMGFVDRGRFVMHQQKHETTEYPCPTCGKVFKAVYNRDLHVDRVHNKKGRVYCPKCDVMLMSYPQKLKHLVEVHGEAPLSFPCGVCDMTFDTRRNVTLHKRKVHLKDYRYECQTCGQRFFTRFALTNHMPTHTGERNFSCKICGKSYPRLKTLKYHIRIHTNDRRYRCHVCGQAFIQNCSLKGHMKSQHPEYS